A window of Pantoea agglomerans contains these coding sequences:
- a CDS encoding tetratricopeptide repeat protein: MLNRLKKTLLAALLPTLMLMPHASAWADVSDSLPDMGTTAGSTLSIGQEMQMGDFYVRQLRASAPLINDPLLNEYINQLGQRLVAHADSVKTPFHFFLIQNDELNAFAFFGGNVVLHASLFRFTENESQLASVMAHEISHVTQRHLARAMEDQKRNAPLTWVGALGSILLAMASPQAGMAALTGTLAGTQQGIISFTQGNEQEADRIGIQVLQRAGFDPEAMPNFLQKLADQSRFSSKPPEILLTHPLPDSRLADARNRANQMRPVMVQSSQDYYMAKVRALGMYATGRNQLTDELLESYSHGNSREQQAAQYGKAVQFLQAKSFASAKKIIEPLLAKQPDNVWYLDIMTDIDIGMNQPQQAIARLNAAGAAKNSPVVQLNLANAYVEAKQPANASRILNRYTWAHPDDVNGWDLLAQASAQQGLNDEEMSARAETLALNGQLDQAITTLSSASAQVPVGSLKQARYDARIDQLRQLQTRFKQYQKG; encoded by the coding sequence ATGTTGAACCGGTTAAAGAAAACGCTACTCGCCGCGCTGCTTCCCACCCTGATGCTGATGCCGCACGCGTCCGCCTGGGCCGACGTCAGCGACTCGCTGCCCGATATGGGCACGACCGCAGGCTCGACGCTCTCTATTGGCCAGGAGATGCAGATGGGCGACTTTTACGTGCGTCAGCTGCGCGCCAGCGCGCCCTTGATCAACGACCCGCTGCTTAATGAGTACATCAATCAGCTCGGCCAGCGACTGGTTGCCCATGCCGATTCGGTAAAAACGCCCTTTCACTTCTTTCTGATCCAGAACGACGAGCTTAACGCCTTCGCCTTCTTCGGCGGCAACGTAGTGCTGCACGCCTCGCTGTTTCGCTTTACCGAGAATGAGAGCCAGCTGGCGTCGGTGATGGCGCATGAAATCTCCCACGTCACCCAGCGCCATCTGGCGCGCGCGATGGAAGATCAGAAGCGCAACGCACCGCTGACCTGGGTCGGCGCGCTGGGCTCGATTCTGCTGGCGATGGCCAGCCCACAGGCGGGTATGGCGGCGCTGACCGGTACGCTGGCAGGCACCCAGCAGGGCATTATCAGCTTCACCCAGGGCAACGAGCAGGAGGCGGATCGCATCGGCATTCAGGTGCTGCAGCGCGCCGGATTCGATCCCGAAGCGATGCCCAACTTTTTACAGAAGCTGGCCGATCAGAGCCGCTTCTCGTCGAAGCCGCCGGAGATCCTGCTGACGCATCCCCTGCCCGACAGCCGTCTGGCGGACGCGCGCAACCGCGCCAACCAGATGCGCCCGGTAATGGTGCAGTCCTCGCAGGATTACTACATGGCGAAAGTGCGCGCCCTCGGCATGTACGCCACCGGCCGTAACCAGCTGACCGACGAGCTGCTGGAGAGCTATAGCCACGGCAACAGCCGCGAACAGCAGGCGGCGCAGTACGGCAAAGCGGTGCAGTTTTTACAGGCGAAAAGTTTCGCCAGCGCGAAAAAGATCATCGAGCCGCTGCTGGCGAAGCAGCCCGACAACGTCTGGTATCTCGACATCATGACCGATATCGATATCGGTATGAATCAGCCGCAGCAGGCGATCGCCCGGCTTAACGCCGCGGGCGCGGCTAAAAACAGCCCGGTGGTACAGCTAAATCTGGCGAATGCTTACGTCGAGGCGAAACAGCCCGCTAACGCCAGCCGCATTCTGAATCGCTATACCTGGGCGCATCCAGACGATGTGAACGGCTGGGATCTGCTGGCGCAGGCGTCGGCGCAGCAGGGACTGAATGATGAAGAGATGTCGGCGCGCGCCGAAACGCTGGCGCTTAACGGTCAGCTCGATCAGGCGATTACTACGCTGAGCAGCGCCAGCGCGCAGGTGCCGGTCGGCAGCCTGAAGCAGGCGCGCTACGACGCGCGTATCGACCAGCTTCGTCAGCTGCAAACTCGCTTTAAACAGTACCAAAAAGGATAA
- a CDS encoding DsrE family protein, with translation MRSAVSYALIAIIGGAVGAGVTQSGALYQKVVNHFAAKPSDPDGFWSTPAVDGYGKIHYEPDAAFKPVAGLSNKIVFQITRSDGAMTDVNLGLERVARVVNLYVASGVPAEDLKFVVSVTGDATPAMLDNAHFKQFYGVDNPNLKLISQLDKLGVKVSVCDQSVAFHHYPNDWIDKSVVHALSSPTTVSTLENQGYAWLQM, from the coding sequence ATGCGTTCAGCTGTATCTTACGCGCTCATCGCCATTATTGGCGGTGCTGTTGGCGCGGGCGTTACCCAAAGCGGCGCGCTCTATCAAAAAGTCGTTAACCATTTCGCCGCCAAACCCAGCGATCCCGACGGCTTCTGGAGCACGCCCGCCGTTGACGGCTACGGCAAGATCCACTACGAGCCGGATGCCGCCTTTAAGCCGGTTGCGGGCCTGAGTAATAAGATCGTTTTCCAGATCACCCGCAGCGACGGCGCCATGACCGACGTCAACCTTGGCCTGGAGCGCGTGGCGCGCGTGGTCAACCTCTATGTCGCCTCCGGCGTGCCGGCGGAAGATCTGAAATTCGTTGTCTCGGTAACGGGCGACGCAACGCCTGCCATGCTGGATAACGCCCACTTCAAACAGTTTTACGGCGTAGATAACCCCAACCTCAAGCTGATCAGCCAGCTCGATAAGCTGGGCGTGAAGGTTTCCGTCTGCGATCAGTCGGTGGCTTTCCACCATTACCCCAACGACTGGATCGATAAATCAGTGGTTCATGCGCTCTCCAGTCCAACGACGGTCTCAACCCTGGAAAATCAGGGTTACGCATGGCTACAGATGTAA
- a CDS encoding DsrE family protein — MRPAAYIVVAAIAGFIGGNVLQLPELYDKVSGKFASTPTQPADFWSTPAIEGFGKIHYVDTPAFKPGTVPGLSNKIVFQINRNEGDIRQPNLGLERVARVTNLYYAAGVPLDQLKFVVSINSDAVPAALNNDQFHKAYGVDNPNLKLIDELKKAGVQVSICDQSVAFHNLQRDWIDQRVTHTISSGTTVATLQNEGYAFLML, encoded by the coding sequence ATGCGTCCAGCGGCCTATATTGTGGTGGCAGCGATAGCCGGTTTTATTGGCGGTAATGTATTACAGCTGCCGGAATTATATGACAAGGTGAGCGGCAAATTTGCCAGTACCCCGACACAGCCAGCAGATTTCTGGAGTACGCCTGCAATTGAAGGCTTTGGCAAAATTCACTACGTCGACACGCCCGCTTTTAAACCCGGTACCGTGCCGGGCCTGAGCAATAAAATTGTTTTCCAGATTAACCGCAATGAGGGCGATATTCGTCAGCCGAATCTCGGTCTGGAGCGCGTTGCCCGCGTGACCAACCTCTATTACGCCGCAGGCGTGCCGCTGGATCAGCTGAAATTCGTGGTGTCGATCAACAGCGATGCGGTGCCGGCGGCGCTGAATAACGATCAGTTCCATAAGGCCTACGGCGTGGATAACCCTAACCTTAAACTGATCGACGAGCTGAAGAAGGCGGGCGTGCAGGTCTCGATCTGCGACCAGTCGGTGGCCTTTCACAATCTGCAGCGCGACTGGATCGATCAGCGCGTGACCCACACTATCTCCAGCGGCACCACGGTGGCGACGCTGCAGAACGAAGGCTACGCCTTCCTGATGCTGTAA
- a CDS encoding substrate-binding domain-containing protein gives MTDLISVAKLAGVSRATAARAFSDPHLLKESTLQRVLAASDQLGFRPNHIARQLRTQHSTTLGVLLPSLLNPVFAHQLQAMERQARLAGFGLLVATSDYQAEREAAIVEHMLRQRVAGLVLTVADADRSAVLPTLAAAQMPFVLAHNVPQCASWPSVCVDNRRAMAEAVEHLLGLGHGHIGMVTGPVWQSDRAQQRFLGYCDAMRQAGLKPFPLIEMPSHTRSDFQQLQPRLQGANPLTAVICSNDLLAISLMGAAARAGVQVPTQLSVMGFDGIETGEHLTPSLASVVQPSDLLGACAIDMLLQHASGGLRMLAHHLRLGESIAPAPRSTFVNSRESTCQRTRE, from the coding sequence ATGACCGATTTGATAAGCGTAGCGAAACTGGCGGGCGTCTCGCGCGCCACGGCGGCGCGCGCCTTCTCCGATCCCCATCTGCTGAAAGAGAGCACGCTGCAGCGGGTGCTGGCGGCGTCGGACCAGCTCGGCTTCCGCCCTAACCATATCGCGCGACAGCTGCGCACCCAGCACTCCACCACCCTTGGCGTATTGCTGCCTTCGCTGCTCAATCCGGTATTTGCTCATCAGCTGCAGGCGATGGAGCGTCAGGCGCGGCTGGCCGGCTTCGGGCTGCTGGTCGCCACCAGCGACTATCAGGCCGAGCGCGAGGCGGCAATCGTCGAACATATGCTGCGTCAGCGCGTCGCCGGGCTGGTGTTAACGGTGGCTGACGCGGACCGCAGCGCGGTGCTGCCGACGCTGGCCGCGGCGCAGATGCCCTTTGTGCTGGCGCACAACGTGCCGCAGTGCGCCAGCTGGCCGAGCGTCTGCGTCGATAACCGGCGCGCGATGGCCGAAGCGGTCGAACATCTGCTGGGGCTGGGGCACGGCCATATCGGCATGGTGACCGGCCCTGTCTGGCAGTCCGATCGGGCGCAGCAGCGTTTTCTCGGCTACTGCGACGCCATGCGGCAGGCGGGTCTGAAACCCTTTCCGCTGATCGAGATGCCGAGCCATACGCGCTCCGACTTTCAACAGCTGCAACCGCGCCTGCAGGGGGCTAATCCGCTGACCGCGGTGATCTGCAGTAACGACCTGCTGGCCATCAGCCTGATGGGCGCCGCCGCGCGCGCGGGCGTTCAGGTGCCGACGCAGCTTTCCGTTATGGGCTTCGATGGCATTGAAACCGGCGAGCATCTGACGCCCTCGCTTGCCTCGGTGGTGCAGCCCAGCGATCTGCTCGGTGCCTGCGCCATCGATATGCTGTTACAACACGCCAGCGGCGGGCTTCGCATGCTGGCGCACCATCTGCGGCTGGGCGAAAGCATCGCGCCCGCACCGCGCTCTACCTTCGTTAATTCCAGGGAATCCACATGTCAACGCACAAGAGAATGA
- a CDS encoding ABC transporter substrate-binding protein, whose protein sequence is MKMLSAAALLVVCGIASQAAHAAESAICYNCPPEWADWGAQLKAIAHDTGVQVPQDNKNSGQALAQLVAEQGNPVADVVYYGVSFGIQAAGAGVIADYKPARWDEVPAGMKDPDGKWVALHSGTLGFMVNVDALGGAPLPTSWDDLLKPEYKGMVGYLDPSSAFVGYVTAVAVNQAKGGSLQDFTPALNWFKKLQANQPIVPKQTAYARLISGEIPILLDYDFNAYRAKYKDHANVAFVIPQEGTVTVPYVISLVKNAPHAANGRKVIDYVLSDKGQAIWANAYLRPVRPSAISAEAKAKFLPDSDYARATTVNYQQMADVQKAFSARYLSEIR, encoded by the coding sequence ATGAAAATGTTAAGCGCTGCGGCGCTGCTGGTTGTATGCGGTATAGCGAGCCAGGCTGCCCACGCGGCGGAAAGCGCCATCTGCTACAACTGTCCGCCGGAGTGGGCGGACTGGGGAGCGCAGCTGAAAGCTATCGCCCACGACACCGGCGTCCAGGTGCCGCAGGACAATAAAAACTCTGGCCAGGCGCTGGCGCAGCTGGTCGCCGAGCAGGGCAATCCGGTCGCCGACGTGGTCTATTACGGCGTCAGCTTCGGCATTCAGGCGGCGGGCGCTGGCGTTATCGCCGACTATAAGCCGGCGCGCTGGGACGAGGTGCCGGCAGGCATGAAAGATCCTGACGGGAAATGGGTGGCGCTGCACTCCGGCACCCTGGGCTTTATGGTCAATGTCGATGCGCTGGGCGGCGCGCCGCTGCCGACCTCCTGGGATGATCTGCTGAAGCCGGAATATAAGGGCATGGTCGGCTATCTCGATCCCTCCAGCGCCTTTGTTGGCTACGTCACCGCCGTGGCGGTGAATCAGGCGAAAGGCGGATCGCTGCAGGACTTCACCCCGGCGCTGAACTGGTTCAAAAAGCTACAGGCCAACCAGCCGATCGTGCCGAAGCAGACCGCCTACGCGCGCCTGATTTCAGGCGAGATCCCCATTCTGCTCGACTACGACTTCAACGCCTACCGCGCAAAGTATAAAGATCACGCCAACGTCGCCTTCGTGATCCCGCAGGAGGGGACGGTTACGGTGCCGTACGTTATCAGCCTGGTGAAGAACGCGCCGCACGCTGCCAACGGCAGGAAAGTGATCGATTATGTGCTCTCGGATAAAGGTCAGGCGATCTGGGCCAACGCCTACCTGCGCCCGGTGCGTCCGTCGGCGATCTCCGCCGAGGCCAAGGCGAAATTCCTGCCTGACAGCGACTATGCCCGCGCGACCACGGTGAATTATCAGCAGATGGCCGATGTGCAGAAAGCCTTTTCCGCCCGCTACCTGAGTGAGATCCGTTAA
- a CDS encoding ABC transporter permease yields MSLLETRSGAPTALRRRAHQGARWPWMLLPVLLFFAAFWLLPFARLLQTGLTPDRTTGQSGYWTAIAQPHYLQSLLNTLLLSLAVTLITLLIAAVVGCFLARQRFAGRGTLLALLTFPLAFPGVVVGFLVVMLVGRQGLLAQLSMSLFHERWTLAYSLSGLFIGYLYFSLPRAIVTLVAASEKLDRSLEEAARSLGASQWRITWDVIVPGLRPALLSSGALCFATSMGAFGTAFTLGTSLSVLPLTIYGEFTNYANFATAAALSVVMGAVAWLGLIVARALTHHSGEKSS; encoded by the coding sequence ATGTCGCTGCTGGAAACCCGCAGCGGCGCGCCGACGGCCCTGCGCCGTCGGGCGCATCAGGGCGCGCGCTGGCCCTGGATGCTGCTGCCTGTGCTGCTCTTTTTCGCCGCCTTCTGGCTGCTGCCTTTCGCGCGCCTGCTGCAGACTGGGCTGACGCCGGATCGCACCACCGGGCAGAGCGGCTACTGGACGGCGATCGCCCAGCCGCACTATCTGCAAAGCCTGCTCAACACCCTGCTGCTGTCGCTGGCGGTGACGCTGATAACCCTTCTGATCGCCGCCGTGGTTGGCTGTTTTCTGGCGCGTCAGCGTTTCGCCGGGCGCGGCACGCTGCTGGCGCTGCTGACCTTTCCGCTCGCCTTTCCCGGCGTGGTCGTGGGGTTTCTGGTGGTAATGCTGGTGGGGCGGCAGGGGTTGCTGGCGCAGTTGAGCATGAGCCTGTTTCACGAACGCTGGACGCTCGCCTATTCGCTCAGCGGCCTGTTTATCGGCTATCTCTACTTCTCGCTGCCGCGCGCCATCGTCACGCTGGTGGCTGCCAGCGAAAAGCTGGATCGCTCGCTGGAAGAGGCGGCGCGCTCGCTCGGGGCCAGCCAGTGGCGCATCACCTGGGACGTTATCGTGCCGGGACTCAGGCCGGCGCTGCTCTCCAGCGGCGCGCTCTGCTTCGCCACCAGCATGGGTGCGTTCGGCACCGCCTTTACCCTCGGCACCAGCCTTAGCGTGCTGCCGCTGACCATTTACGGCGAGTTCACCAACTACGCCAATTTCGCCACCGCTGCAGCGCTGTCGGTGGTGATGGGCGCGGTCGCCTGGCTGGGTCTGATAGTGGCGCGCGCCTTAACGCACCATTCGGGAGAGAAATCATCATGA
- a CDS encoding ABC transporter permease: protein MKRRTLFCLQAGITALTALFMIVPVVLSMLAGVTENYFAGLRSGLTLKWVGQVWALYADTFWLSLLIALCCLAIVVVTGIPAAWGLLKAPPRWAARIEECLMLPVALPGLATALGIILLYGRFDALRDSWLFILIGHVLFTLPFMIRPVLAVMQAIQLPRLEEAAASLGAGFWRRFFTVVVPNCRNGILAGAFMVITLSVGEFNITWMLHTPLTKTLPVGLADSYASMRLEVGSAYTLIFIVMILPLLLMLNACNHWLARQTTRNAVKELA, encoded by the coding sequence ATGAAGCGTCGCACGCTGTTCTGTTTGCAGGCCGGGATCACCGCGCTGACGGCGCTGTTTATGATTGTGCCGGTGGTGCTGTCGATGCTGGCGGGCGTGACAGAAAACTACTTCGCTGGCCTGCGCAGCGGCCTGACGCTGAAGTGGGTCGGGCAGGTGTGGGCGCTCTACGCCGATACCTTCTGGCTGTCGCTGCTGATTGCGCTCTGCTGTCTGGCGATCGTCGTGGTGACGGGTATTCCTGCCGCCTGGGGGCTGCTCAAGGCGCCGCCGCGCTGGGCCGCCCGCATCGAGGAGTGCCTGATGCTGCCGGTGGCGCTGCCGGGCCTCGCGACCGCGCTCGGGATTATTCTGCTTTACGGCCGGTTTGACGCGCTGCGTGACAGCTGGCTGTTTATTCTGATCGGCCATGTGCTCTTTACGCTGCCCTTTATGATCCGGCCGGTGCTGGCGGTGATGCAGGCGATTCAGCTGCCGCGCCTCGAAGAGGCGGCCGCCAGCCTCGGTGCCGGTTTCTGGCGCCGCTTCTTCACCGTGGTGGTGCCGAACTGCCGCAACGGCATTCTGGCGGGGGCGTTTATGGTAATTACCCTGTCGGTAGGCGAGTTCAATATTACCTGGATGCTGCACACGCCGCTGACCAAAACCCTGCCGGTCGGGCTGGCGGACAGCTACGCCTCGATGCGGCTGGAAGTGGGATCGGCTTATACGCTGATCTTTATCGTCATGATTTTACCGCTGTTGCTGATGCTCAACGCCTGCAATCACTGGCTGGCGCGCCAGACGACGCGAAACGCTGTTAAGGAGCTGGCATGA
- a CDS encoding ABC transporter ATP-binding protein, with amino-acid sequence MNNAAVNVTLRRCARRFHQHTALHPLDLTVHAGETLVLLGPSGCGKTTTLRIISGLESSDEGGEVWFDDRDVTALPIEKRNVGMVFQNYALFPNMNVAQNVEYGLKVQGVARGERAARVQEMLALVDLSALANRAIDKLSGGQKQRVALARALAARPKVLLFDEPLAALDAKLRERLRLEIGALLKRLAITAVYVTHDQQEAMALGDRIAVMEQGRIAQIDTPQMIYQRPATRFVADFVGAINCIATDARGEPHQFCRPEDILLADDTRYARHGYIVGSTFLGAAQRLHIDIGLAAPIQVDRHAREAWHAGQHVTWTLAPRAALDFTGY; translated from the coding sequence ATGAATAACGCTGCCGTTAACGTCACGCTGCGCCGCTGCGCGCGCCGCTTTCATCAACATACCGCGCTGCATCCCCTCGATCTTACCGTTCACGCCGGCGAAACCCTGGTGCTGCTCGGGCCGTCCGGCTGCGGCAAAACCACGACGCTGCGCATTATCAGCGGGCTGGAAAGCAGCGACGAGGGCGGCGAGGTCTGGTTTGACGATCGCGACGTCACCGCGCTGCCGATTGAGAAGCGCAACGTCGGTATGGTGTTCCAGAACTACGCGCTGTTTCCCAATATGAACGTGGCGCAGAACGTGGAATATGGCCTGAAGGTACAGGGCGTGGCGCGCGGCGAGCGCGCGGCGCGCGTGCAGGAGATGCTGGCGCTGGTGGATCTCAGCGCGCTGGCGAACCGCGCCATCGACAAACTTTCCGGCGGACAGAAGCAGCGCGTGGCGCTGGCGCGCGCGCTGGCCGCGCGGCCGAAAGTGCTGCTGTTTGATGAACCGCTGGCGGCGCTCGACGCCAAACTGCGCGAGCGTCTGAGGCTTGAGATCGGCGCGCTGCTGAAAAGGCTCGCGATTACCGCCGTCTATGTCACGCACGATCAGCAGGAGGCGATGGCGCTCGGTGATCGCATTGCGGTGATGGAGCAGGGGCGCATCGCCCAGATCGACACGCCGCAGATGATTTATCAGCGTCCGGCGACGCGCTTCGTTGCCGACTTTGTCGGGGCGATCAACTGCATCGCAACCGACGCCCGGGGGGAGCCGCATCAGTTCTGCCGCCCGGAGGATATTCTGCTGGCGGACGACACCCGCTACGCACGCCACGGCTATATCGTCGGCAGCACCTTTTTGGGTGCCGCGCAGCGTTTGCATATCGATATCGGGCTTGCCGCGCCGATTCAGGTCGATCGTCATGCGCGAGAGGCCTGGCATGCCGGGCAGCACGTCACCTGGACGCTGGCGCCGCGCGCCGCGCTGGATTTTACCGGTTATTAA
- a CDS encoding phosphodiesterase — MSDNPTLIAQISDLHIKANGRLSYKKVDTQAALLRAIETLNALRPQPDMVVITGDLVDFGAVEEYQTLRQLLRRLQLPFRLMPGNHDDRQALREVFADHLYLQHGVTLNWQLKVGPLQLLALDSSVPGQPWGEVDAHQLRWLEQHLAREPAAPTLVMLHHPPFICGIDHMDRQRLRDPGALAAVIARYPQVERVLCGHLHRSLQTRFAGTLAVCAPGLSHQVAFDLQPDGPAHFVLEPPGFLLHRWQPGQGMVTHQCAIGDYSGPWPFYDEQGLID, encoded by the coding sequence GTGTCCGACAACCCTACGCTGATCGCGCAGATCAGCGACCTGCATATCAAGGCGAACGGTCGCCTGTCCTATAAAAAAGTCGATACCCAGGCGGCGCTGCTGCGCGCCATCGAGACCCTTAACGCGCTGCGACCGCAGCCGGATATGGTGGTGATTACGGGCGATCTGGTCGATTTCGGCGCGGTGGAGGAGTATCAGACGCTGCGGCAGCTGCTGCGCCGCCTGCAGCTGCCGTTCCGCCTGATGCCGGGCAATCATGACGATCGCCAGGCGCTGCGCGAGGTGTTTGCCGATCACCTCTATCTTCAGCACGGCGTCACCCTGAACTGGCAGCTAAAGGTCGGGCCGCTACAGCTGCTTGCGCTCGACTCCAGCGTGCCGGGGCAGCCCTGGGGCGAGGTCGATGCGCATCAGCTGAGGTGGCTGGAGCAACATCTGGCGCGCGAACCCGCCGCGCCGACGCTGGTGATGCTGCATCATCCGCCTTTTATCTGCGGCATCGACCATATGGATCGCCAGCGGCTGCGCGACCCCGGCGCGCTGGCGGCGGTGATCGCCCGCTATCCGCAGGTAGAGCGGGTGCTGTGCGGCCATCTGCATCGCAGCCTGCAGACGCGCTTTGCCGGTACCCTGGCGGTGTGCGCGCCGGGCCTCTCCCATCAGGTGGCCTTTGACCTGCAGCCCGACGGCCCGGCCCATTTCGTGCTGGAGCCGCCTGGTTTTCTGCTGCACCGCTGGCAGCCGGGGCAGGGCATGGTGACGCATCAGTGCGCCATTGGTGATTATTCTGGCCCCTGGCCCTTCTACGATGAGCAGGGGCTGATCGATTAG
- a CDS encoding sensor domain-containing diguanylate cyclase translates to MLMRLRPRTDLRTLIALLAIVSIVVTLTNALYATWRVQRMALIDSTLEANRAYATKLASTTEIFFQLAQSQLHYSARLLGENFEDPALLRQEVDRLREQTSSFNSVAVVDANGVVKAISPESLMLQGMHLTSDASREALSSRQPAISKPTISAANNLIIFVSWPIWSRDGRYLGYVGGTIYLKKKSILNTLLGEQYYRDGTSVYVLDSTSQVLYHQNGQLVGKTLPALLSGRGETTNGSLQLRTAGEPPRLVGYAVVPTTGWTVVALKPTAVTLEPLSGLLMQVLKHSVPFALLTLLVAVVLARLIALPLWQLARKARQMDAPGVSMELDTIHAWYFEAAQVKRALLTGIGLVQDKIGRLKSEVQTDPLTQLLNRRGLSAVLDFYHTLRQPFAVLALDIDHFKRVNDSWGHDVGDRVIKQVAKTLSASARQSDVVCRNGGEEFLMLLPMTEIDEASRIAERIRASIAEASIADVGAITLSVGVAAWQDEAQPLEQSLKQADAALYQAKHDGRNCVRVAEGRRSESLTP, encoded by the coding sequence ATGTTAATGCGCCTGCGTCCCCGAACCGATCTACGCACGCTTATCGCGTTGCTCGCCATCGTCAGCATTGTGGTTACGCTCACCAACGCGCTCTATGCTACCTGGCGCGTGCAGCGTATGGCGCTGATCGACAGCACGCTGGAGGCGAACCGCGCTTACGCCACCAAGCTCGCCTCCACCACCGAAATCTTTTTCCAGCTGGCGCAGTCGCAGCTGCACTACAGCGCCAGGCTGCTCGGCGAAAACTTTGAGGATCCCGCGCTGCTGCGTCAGGAGGTCGATCGCCTGCGCGAGCAGACCAGCAGCTTTAACTCGGTAGCGGTGGTCGACGCTAACGGCGTGGTCAAGGCTATCTCACCGGAATCCCTGATGCTGCAGGGCATGCACCTGACCAGCGATGCGTCGCGTGAGGCGCTCAGCTCGCGCCAGCCCGCCATCAGCAAGCCGACCATCTCAGCGGCCAATAACCTGATTATTTTTGTCTCCTGGCCCATCTGGAGCCGCGACGGCCGCTATCTCGGCTACGTGGGCGGCACCATCTACCTGAAAAAGAAAAGCATCTTAAATACGCTGCTCGGCGAGCAGTACTATCGCGACGGCACCAGCGTCTACGTGCTCGACAGCACCAGCCAGGTGCTCTATCACCAGAACGGGCAGCTGGTTGGCAAAACCCTGCCCGCGCTGCTGAGCGGGCGCGGTGAAACCACCAACGGCTCGCTGCAGCTGCGGACGGCGGGCGAGCCGCCGCGCCTTGTCGGATACGCCGTGGTGCCGACCACCGGCTGGACGGTGGTGGCGCTGAAGCCGACCGCCGTTACGCTGGAGCCGCTCTCTGGTCTGCTGATGCAGGTGCTGAAGCACTCGGTGCCTTTCGCGCTGCTGACGCTGCTGGTGGCGGTGGTGCTGGCGCGGCTGATCGCGCTGCCGCTCTGGCAGCTGGCGCGTAAGGCGCGTCAGATGGATGCGCCGGGCGTCTCAATGGAGCTGGACACGATTCATGCCTGGTATTTTGAGGCGGCGCAGGTAAAACGCGCGCTGCTGACCGGCATCGGGCTGGTGCAGGACAAAATCGGCCGCCTGAAGTCAGAGGTGCAGACCGATCCGCTCACCCAGCTGCTTAACCGGCGCGGCCTGAGCGCGGTGCTCGACTTCTATCATACGCTGCGTCAGCCGTTCGCCGTGCTGGCGCTTGATATCGACCACTTCAAGCGGGTCAACGATAGCTGGGGACATGACGTTGGCGATCGCGTAATTAAGCAGGTCGCGAAGACGCTGAGCGCCAGCGCGCGTCAGAGCGACGTGGTGTGTCGCAACGGCGGAGAGGAGTTCCTGATGCTGCTGCCGATGACCGAGATTGATGAGGCGAGCCGCATTGCCGAACGTATACGCGCCAGCATCGCCGAGGCGTCGATAGCTGATGTCGGTGCCATTACCCTTTCCGTCGGAGTAGCCGCCTGGCAGGATGAGGCGCAGCCGCTGGAGCAAAGCCTGAAGCAGGCTGACGCCGCGCTCTATCAGGCGAAACATGACGGGCGCAACTGCGTGCGGGTCGCGGAGGGGCGGCGGTCAGAGAGCCTGACGCCGTAA
- the bcp gene encoding thioredoxin-dependent thiol peroxidase translates to MNPLKAGDTAPKFSLPDQDGEQVNLTDFQGQRVLVYFYPKAMTPGCTVQACGLRDNMDELKKAGVEVLGISTDKPEKLSRFAEKELLNFTLLSDEDHQVCSAFGVWGEKTFMGKTYDGIHRISFLVGTDGTIEKVFDDFKTSNHHDIVMDYLKSA, encoded by the coding sequence ATGAATCCACTGAAAGCCGGTGATACCGCACCGAAATTTAGCTTGCCCGACCAGGATGGCGAACAGGTAAATTTAACCGACTTCCAGGGACAGCGCGTTCTGGTCTATTTCTACCCGAAAGCGATGACGCCGGGATGCACCGTGCAGGCCTGCGGCCTGCGCGACAATATGGATGAGCTGAAGAAAGCGGGCGTGGAAGTGCTCGGCATCAGCACCGACAAACCTGAAAAGCTGTCGCGCTTCGCCGAAAAAGAGCTGCTGAACTTTACCCTGCTCTCTGATGAAGATCATCAGGTCTGCTCGGCGTTCGGCGTCTGGGGTGAAAAGACCTTTATGGGCAAAACCTATGACGGCATTCACCGGATTAGTTTCCTGGTGGGCACCGACGGCACGATTGAAAAGGTATTCGACGACTTTAAAACCTCGAACCATCACGACATCGTGATGGATTACCTGAAGTCGGCGTAA